From the genome of Apodemus sylvaticus chromosome 3, mApoSyl1.1, whole genome shotgun sequence, one region includes:
- the Fbxo6 gene encoding LOW QUALITY PROTEIN: F-box only protein 6 (The sequence of the model RefSeq protein was modified relative to this genomic sequence to represent the inferred CDS: inserted 1 base in 1 codon): MISINDLPENILLELFTHVPARQLLRNCRLVCSLWRDLIDVVTLWKRKSLREGFLTKDRDEPVEDWKIFYILCSLQRNLLRNPCAEENLRSWRIDSNEGDEWKVESLPGDHGTSFPDTKVKKYFVTSYGMCLKSQMVDLKAEGYWEELMDTFRPDIVVKDWFAPRADCGCTYHLRVQLVSADYIVLASFEPPPVTIEQWNDAKWQEVSHTFSDYPPGVRHILFQHGGQDTQFWKGWYGPRVTNSSITVSHRTAKNPAPARTLPEDXCSNRRKTASFGSKNHEDNS, from the exons ATGATCAGCATCAACGACTTGCCGGAGAACATTCTACTGGAACTGTTCACCCACGTCCCGGCCCGCCAGCTGCTGCGCAACTGCCGCCTGGTCTGCAGCCTCTGGCGGGACCTCATCGACGTGGTGACCCTGTGGAAGCGCAAAAGCCTCCGAGAGGGCTTCCTCACCAAAGACCGGGACGAGCCCGTGGAAGACTGGAAGATCTTCTACATCCTGTGCAGCCTGCAGAGGAACCTCCTTCGGAACCCGTGTGCCGAAG AGAACCTGAGATCATGGCGGATAGACTCCAATGAGGGTGATGAGTGGAAAGTGGAGAGCCTCCCTGGGGACCACGGCACGAGCTTTCCTGACACCAAGGTCAAGAAGTATTTTGTCACCTCCTATGG GATGTGCCTCAAATCCCAGATGGTGGACCTCAAGGCCGAGGGCTACTGGGAGGAGCTCATGGACACCTTCCGGCCCGACATTGTGGTAAAGGACTG gTTTGCCCCCAGAGCCGACTGCGGCTGCACCTATCACCTCCGGGTACAGCTGGTCTCTGCCGACTACATTGTCTTGGCCTCTTTTGAGCCTCCGCCTGTGACCATCGAACAGTGGAATGACGCCAAGTGGCAAGAG GTCTCCCACACCTTCTCCGATTACCCCCCTGGCGTCCGTCACATCCTTTTCCAACACGGGGGCCAGGATACTCAGTTCTGGAAAGGCTGGTATGGCCCCCGTGTCACCAACAGCAGCATCACTGTCAGCCACAGGACAGCCAAGAACCCCGCCCCTGCCAGAACTCTTCCTGAAG ACTGTAGCAATAGGAGGAAGACAGCCAGCTTTGGCTCCAAAAACCATGAGGATAACTCTTAG
- the LOC127681660 gene encoding F-box only protein 44 isoform X2: MAVGNINDLPENILLELFTHVPARQLLLRCRPVCSLWRDLIDLVTLWKRKCLQEGFITEDWDQPVADWKIFYFLRSLQRNLLHNPCAEEGFEFWSLDVNGGDEWKVEDLSKDQRKEFPNDQVCGQARLRVQVPAVRPAPVVSARTPGNVPAGPGDDSAEKRCPVEGGFAHVLQLSARRPLHLVSARRRGHSLLGRLVRPQGHQQQHYHRAPAALMPPEPQPSEP; this comes from the exons ATGGCTGTAGGCAACATCAATGACTTGCCAGAGAACATTCTACTGGAACTGTTCACCCACGTCCCGGCCCGCCAGCTGCTGCTGCGCTGCCGACCTGTCTGCAGCCTCTGGCGGGACCTCATCGACCTGGTGACCCTCTGGAAGCGCAAGTGCCTTCAAGAGGGCTTCATCACCGAGGACTGGGACCAGCCCGTGGCTGACTGGAAGATCTTCTACTTCCTACGCAGCCTCCAGAGGAACCTCCTTCACAACCCTTGTGCTGAAG AGGGATTTGAGTTCTGGAGCCTGGACGTGAACGGAGGAGATGAATGGAAGGTGGAGGATCTCTCCAAAGACCAGCGGAAGGAATTCCCCAATGACCAG GTTTGCGGCCAGGCCAGACTGCGGGTCCAAGTACCAGCTGTGCGTCCAGCTCCTGTCGTCAGCGCACGCACCCCTGGGAACGTTCCAGCCGGACCCGGTGATGATTCAGCAGAAAAGCGATGCCCGGTGGAGGGAG GTTTCGCACACGTTCTCCAACTATCCGCCCGGCGTCCGCTACATCTGGTTTCAGCACGGAGGCGTGGACACTCACTACTGGGCCGGCTGGTACGGCCCCAGGGTCACCAACAGCAGCATTATCATCGGGCCCCCGCTGCCCTGATGCCTCCCGAACCCCAACCCTCGGAGCCCTAG
- the LOC127681660 gene encoding F-box only protein 44 isoform X1: MAVGNINDLPENILLELFTHVPARQLLLRCRPVCSLWRDLIDLVTLWKRKCLQEGFITEDWDQPVADWKIFYFLRSLQRNLLHNPCAEEGFEFWSLDVNGGDEWKVEDLSKDQRKEFPNDQVKKYFVTSYYTCLKSQVVDLKAEGYWEELMDTTRPDIEVKDWFAARPDCGSKYQLCVQLLSSAHAPLGTFQPDPVMIQQKSDARWREVSHTFSNYPPGVRYIWFQHGGVDTHYWAGWYGPRVTNSSIIIGPPLP; the protein is encoded by the exons ATGGCTGTAGGCAACATCAATGACTTGCCAGAGAACATTCTACTGGAACTGTTCACCCACGTCCCGGCCCGCCAGCTGCTGCTGCGCTGCCGACCTGTCTGCAGCCTCTGGCGGGACCTCATCGACCTGGTGACCCTCTGGAAGCGCAAGTGCCTTCAAGAGGGCTTCATCACCGAGGACTGGGACCAGCCCGTGGCTGACTGGAAGATCTTCTACTTCCTACGCAGCCTCCAGAGGAACCTCCTTCACAACCCTTGTGCTGAAG AGGGATTTGAGTTCTGGAGCCTGGACGTGAACGGAGGAGATGAATGGAAGGTGGAGGATCTCTCCAAAGACCAGCGGAAGGAATTCCCCAATGACCAGGTCAAGAAATACTTCGTGACTTCCTATTA cacctgCCTCAAGTCCCAGGTGGTGGACCTCAAGGCTGAAGGGTATTGGGAGGAGCTGATGGACACCACCCGACCGGACATCGAGGTCAAGGACTG GTTTGCGGCCAGGCCAGACTGCGGGTCCAAGTACCAGCTGTGCGTCCAGCTCCTGTCGTCAGCGCACGCACCCCTGGGAACGTTCCAGCCGGACCCGGTGATGATTCAGCAGAAAAGCGATGCCCGGTGGAGGGAG GTTTCGCACACGTTCTCCAACTATCCGCCCGGCGTCCGCTACATCTGGTTTCAGCACGGAGGCGTGGACACTCACTACTGGGCCGGCTGGTACGGCCCCAGGGTCACCAACAGCAGCATTATCATCGGGCCCCCGCTGCCCTGA
- the Fbxo2 gene encoding F-box only protein 2 codes for MDGDGDPESVSHPEEASPEEQPEEAGAEASPEEEQPREEEEEEAEAVEYLAELPEPLLLRVLAELPGSELVQACRLVCLRWKELVDGAPLWLLKCQQEGLVPEGCTDDERDHWQQFYFLSKRRRNLLRNPCGEEDLEGWSDVEHGGDGWRVEDLPGDSGVEFTQDDSVKKYFASSFEWCRKAQVIDLQAEGYWEELLDTTQPAIVVKDWYSGRTDAGSLYELTVRLLSEHEDVLAEFTTGQLAVPEDGSWMEISHTFTDYGPGVRFVRFEHGGQDSVYWKGWFGARVTNSSVCVEP; via the exons ATGGATGGAGATGGTGATCCAG AAAGTGTGAGCCACCCCGAAGAGGCGAGCCCAGAGGAGCAGCCGGAGGAGGCGGGCGCCGAGGCGAGTCCCGAGGAGGAGCAGCcccgggaggaggaggaggaagaggcggaGGCCGTGGAGTACCTGGCGGAGTTGCCCGAGCCGCTGCTGCTGCGCGTGCTGGCCGAGCTGCCAGGCTCGGAGCTGGTGCAGGCCTGCCGCCTGGTGTGCCTGCGCTGGAAGGAGCTGGTGGACGGCGCCCCACTGTGGCTGCTCAAGTGTCAGCAGGAGGGGCTGGTGCCCGAGGGCTGCACCGATGACGAGCGGGACCACTGGCAACAGTTCTACTTTCTGAGCAAGAGGAGGCGCAACCTGCTGCGTAACCCGTGTGGGGAAG AGGACTTGGAGGGCTGGAGCGACGTGGAGCACGGTGGGGACGGCTGGAGGGTGGAGGACCTGCCCGGAGACAGTGGGGTGGAATTCACCCAAGATGACAGCGTTAAGAAGTACTTCGCCTCCTCCTTCGA gtggtGTCGCAAAGCGCAGGTCATTGATCTGCAGGCCGAGGGCTACTGGGAGGAGCTGCTGGACACCACCCAGCCCGCCATCGTGGTGAAGGACTG GTACTCGGGTCGCACGGATGCCGGCAGCCTGTATGAGCTCACCGTGAGGCTGCTGTCGGAGCACGAAGATGTGCTGGCGGAGTTCACTACCGGACAGCTGGCTGTGCCGGAGGATGGCAGCTGGATGGAG ATCTCCCACACCTTCACCGACTACGGGCCAGGCGTCCGCTTCGTCCGCTTCGAGCACGGAGGGCAGGACTCGGTCTACTGGAAGGGCTGGTTCGGGGCCCGGGTGACCAACAGTAGCGTGTGTGTGGAACCCTGA